The Mycolicibacterium fluoranthenivorans genomic interval GGCCGCCACGAAGAAGAACACCACAACCATTGCGGCCGTGAGGTTCAGCCACGTCGGCCAGGCGCTGAGCTCGACGAACACCGCGATCAGCAAGGTGGCGAAGGAGTACAACAGCGCCGCGCGGTGCGCGATGTCGACGTAGGGGTGGGCCAGATGGTCCGGGCTGGTCGCCATCTGCCGGTACTTCCAGGCGCCGAGGATGAGCGCCACCAGGAAGATCAGCCCGGTCGCCAGCAGGGTGACGACGGTGTCGATGCCAAGATGCGTGCTCATCGCGCCGAGTCTAGGAAGCCGTCCACGCCAGGAGTCGCTCGGCCGTCCAGGTGTTGACGATGCGGTCCTGCGGGACCCCGGCGTCCAGCGCCCGCTGCGCCCCGTAGCCGAGGAAGTCCAGCTGACCGGGTGCGTGCGCGTCGGTGTCGATACTGAACACGCAACCGATCTCGATCGCCAGGCTCAGCAGGCGGTCCGGCGGATCGCAGCGTTCCGGGCGCGAATTGATCTCGACGGCAACGCCGTTGTCGCGGCAGGCGGTGAACACCCGCTCCGCATCGAACTTCGACTCGGGCCTGGTACCGCGGCTGCCCTCCACCAGCCGGCCCGTGCAGTGGCCGAGCACATCGGCGTGGCCGCCCTCCACCGCGCGGACCATCCGCCTGGTCATGGCATCGGCATCCATGGCGAGTTTGGAGTGCACACTGGCCACGACGACGTCCAAGCGCTCCAGCAGGGCGGGTTCCTGGTCGAGACTTCCGTCGTCGAGGATGTCCACCTCGATACCGGTCAGGATGCGCATCGGCTTGGTGCTCGAGAACTCTTCGCGCAGTTCGTCGATCACGTCGAGCTGGTGTCGTAGCCGCTCCGGCGAGAGCCCGTTGGCGATGGTGAGCCGCGGGGAATGATCGGTCAGCGCGCAGTATTCGTGACCGAGCCGCTGCGCGGTCGCCATCATCTCGGCGATCGGCGCCGATCCGTCCGACCAGTTCGAGTGCAGATGCAGATCGCCCTTGAGCGCGCCGCGGATGTCGCCGCCACCGAGATCTGTTGCGTTCTTCCGCAATTCGGCGAGGGTATCGGGCTCGCGGCCCGCCCAGGCCTGTGCAATGACCTTGGCGGTCTTGGGCCCGACGCCGGGCAGCGCCTGCCAGCCGTTGGTGCGCCCCAGCTTGGCCCGCTGCTCGTCGGTCAGCGCCTCGACCACGTCGGCGGCCTTGCGGTAGGCCATCACTCGCCGGGATTCCTCGCGCGCCCGGTCCTTGAAATAGGCGATCTCGCGCAGCGCGGCAACCGGGTCCATCGATTCAGTGTGCCGCGAAAACGTGCTCCGGCACACCGTGGGGCCTTGTTAAGCTGCCGGATGGGGGTGATGGTGCGTGGGTGACGGCGGTAGCGATCTTCTCAAGGACCTGTTCGACCTCGGTAACGGAATCCGCAGCGGCATCCAGGACGTCCCGAAACTCTTCCAGGACGTCGTGACCCTCGACGCCCACGGAGCGTTGACCGACGGCCGCAAGGTCATCGGCGATGTGGGCGATGTCCTGAACGGCCTGGGTGGGCTGGGCATGGGGCTGACCGAGGTGCCCAGGCAGATCGCGGAGAAGTACGCCGGGTCCGCGCTGGGCAAGCTGGCCGATTCCAAGATTCTGTCCGCCGCGCAGTTGGCGATCGAGGCCGAGAAGGCCACCACTGGCTCCGGTGATCCCGAGGACGGCAACGGCTACCACGATTCGGCGGTCCGGATGCAGGAGGTGGTGCAGACCCTGTCGGACGCGGATCCGCGAGACGATCGGTGGAACGGCAGAGCGGCCGAGACCTACACCGCCACCAACAGCGCTCACCGCAAGCACGCCTCCGCCGTCCAAGGCGCCGACCAGGAGATCGCGAACATCCTCGGCGCCGAAGCAACCCAGGTGAGTCGGACCCGTAGAACACTCGACGAGACGAACCAATATCTTTCGGACTACGGGGCAGCCACCGCATGGATGAACTTCGTTCCAGGCCTGGCACAGGCGAAGGCGGTGGCCGACATCGCTGCGGCCTCGGCCGCACTGCTGACCACGAACACCACGATGGCAGTTCTCGTCGCCGACGCCGCGCAGAATGCGCTCCGTGTTCGCGCCCAGATCGACAGTTACGTTGCCGCAGCGGACCTTCCTGCAAGACCGGATCTGCCGCAGACAGAGCAGCCGGGCGAGGGCGAGCCGTTCGTGTCCCAGGCTGCAGACATCGCAGATGGCACTGCGCCGGGGCGACTCAACAACGACCGTTCGTTCGACGTTCCGCGTCCCGATGAACCACCGAACAGTCCCGGAATCCCCTACGGTTCCGCGACGGCAGCAGGAGGGTGACCAGTGACGGTAGAAGCCGACAACCTTCATGTCTTGACCGAACAAGTCAGGAAGCTGTCGAGTAAGCAGCGCTCTGCCGCAGACCAAATCACCGGGGCGAACCGGGCCATCGCCGGTGTCGCCGACCGCGTATCGAGTACCCATGGGCTCGTCTGTTTTCTGACGACCAACGCTCTGGCGGCCGCCGATGGGGCGCGTAATGCCGCGGGTTCGGCGTTGCACACGGCGTCGAATGACCTCTCCGAGAAGCTCACCACCGCGGCGGACCATTACGACAATGCCGACTATCGAGCAGGAAAGCGCATCAGCCAAGCCGGGCGCATGTGAGCGATTCGGCCGGGGGATCGTGGGACGACGATGACGACGATCAGAGGCACGCTGACGAGACATCGGTGTTTGAAGCCTTCGCGGTCTACGTATCCGATGACGCTGACACGGCAGGAATTCTCGACGAGCTTGGCTCGAACACTGACGACGATCTCCTCACCGTCGTCTTCACCGCAACCAACCCGCAAGGCACGGTCTCGGTGACCGCGCTCCTGGACGGCAGGGTGCTACGCGTCGATCTGGACCCCAAGGTGTCGTCCATGACCGAGATCGAACTCGCACAGGAAATCGTCGCCATCGCCAGGCTCGCCACCCGGCAAGCGCTTGCGGGACAACACCTTGTGATCGCCGCGCTCATGCAACGTCGTGGTCATGACTCGGTCAACACCCGTAGCTTCCTGGAGCGCGAACTACGCCTGCCGCCCCCTGATGTCGTGGTGGCCGAGCGCGCACAGCTCTTCGCCCATCGATATGCGGCGAAAGAGGAGTGGCGGCGTCAATGAGGTCGGTTCCACAGCCCTACAGACGAATCTGGCTGATCATCCTC includes:
- a CDS encoding YbaB/EbfC family nucleoid-associated protein; translated protein: MSDSAGGSWDDDDDDQRHADETSVFEAFAVYVSDDADTAGILDELGSNTDDDLLTVVFTATNPQGTVSVTALLDGRVLRVDLDPKVSSMTEIELAQEIVAIARLATRQALAGQHLVIAALMQRRGHDSVNTRSFLERELRLPPPDVVVAERAQLFAHRYAAKEEWRRQ
- a CDS encoding ESX-1 secretion-associated protein; translated protein: MTVEADNLHVLTEQVRKLSSKQRSAADQITGANRAIAGVADRVSSTHGLVCFLTTNALAAADGARNAAGSALHTASNDLSEKLTTAADHYDNADYRAGKRISQAGRM
- a CDS encoding PHP domain-containing protein; its protein translation is MDPVAALREIAYFKDRAREESRRVMAYRKAADVVEALTDEQRAKLGRTNGWQALPGVGPKTAKVIAQAWAGREPDTLAELRKNATDLGGGDIRGALKGDLHLHSNWSDGSAPIAEMMATAQRLGHEYCALTDHSPRLTIANGLSPERLRHQLDVIDELREEFSSTKPMRILTGIEVDILDDGSLDQEPALLERLDVVVASVHSKLAMDADAMTRRMVRAVEGGHADVLGHCTGRLVEGSRGTRPESKFDAERVFTACRDNGVAVEINSRPERCDPPDRLLSLAIEIGCVFSIDTDAHAPGQLDFLGYGAQRALDAGVPQDRIVNTWTAERLLAWTAS
- a CDS encoding EspA/EspE family type VII secretion system effector; this translates as MGDGGSDLLKDLFDLGNGIRSGIQDVPKLFQDVVTLDAHGALTDGRKVIGDVGDVLNGLGGLGMGLTEVPRQIAEKYAGSALGKLADSKILSAAQLAIEAEKATTGSGDPEDGNGYHDSAVRMQEVVQTLSDADPRDDRWNGRAAETYTATNSAHRKHASAVQGADQEIANILGAEATQVSRTRRTLDETNQYLSDYGAATAWMNFVPGLAQAKAVADIAAASAALLTTNTTMAVLVADAAQNALRVRAQIDSYVAAADLPARPDLPQTEQPGEGEPFVSQAADIADGTAPGRLNNDRSFDVPRPDEPPNSPGIPYGSATAAGG